A part of Aegilops tauschii subsp. strangulata cultivar AL8/78 chromosome 2, Aet v6.0, whole genome shotgun sequence genomic DNA contains:
- the LOC109748007 gene encoding expansin-A10, producing the protein MAPPLLLLVLFLLPALAAGHQHPSSYGSSALSEWRNAKSSYFAADPGDAIGGACGFGDLGKHGYGMATVGLSTALFERGAACGGCYEVKCVEDLKYCLPGTSIVVTATNFCPPNYGFPADAGGVCNPPNHHFLLPIQAFEKIALWKAGVMPIQYRRVKCLREGGVRFSVSGKSFFFTVLISNVGGAGDVRSVKIKGTESGWLDMGRNWGQIWHINLDLTGQPVSFELTSSDGTTMTNFNVVPKDWEFGKTYTGKQFLL; encoded by the exons ATGGCTcccccgctcctcctcctcgtcctcttcctcctcccggCCCTCGCCGCCGGCCACCAGCACCCCTCCTCCTACGGCTCCTCCGCCCTCTCCGAATGGCGCAACGCCAAGTCCTCCTACTTCGCCGCCGACCCCGGAGACGCCATCG GTGGCGCGTGCGGGTTCGGGGATCTGGGGAAGCACGGGTACGGGATGGCGACGGTGGGGCTGAGCACGGCGCTGTTCGAGCGCGGCGCCGCCTGCGGCGGCTGCTACGAGGTCAAGTGCGTGGAGGACCTCAAGTACTGCCTCCCCGGCACCTCCATCGTCGTCACGGCCACCAACTTCTGCCCGCCCAACTACGGCTTCCCCGCCGACGCCGGCGGCGTCTGCAACCCGCCCAACCACCATTTCCTCCTCCCCATCCAGGCGTTCGAGAAGATTGCGCTCTGGAAGGCCGGCGTCATGCCCATCCAGTACCGCCG CGTCAAGTGCCTTCGTGAAGGCGGCGTGCGGTTCTCGGTCTCCGGGAAGAGCTTCTTCTTCACAGTCCTAATCAGCAATGTCGGCGGCGCTGGCGATGTCAGATCAGTGAAGATCAAAGGAACAGAGTCTGGCTGGCTCGACATGGGCCGCAACTGGGGCCAGATATGGCACATCAACTTAGATCTCACAGGGCAGCCGGTGTCCTTTGAGCTCACCTCGAGTGACGGCACGACAATGACCAATTTCAACGTTGTGCCCAAGGATTGGGAGTTTGGCAAAACATACACCGGCAAGCAATTCCTGCTCTAG
- the LOC109748008 gene encoding histone H4, whose translation MSGRGKGGKGLGKGGAKRHRKVLRDNIQGITKPAIRRLARRGGVKRISGLIYEETRGVLKIFLENVIRDAVTYTEHARRKTVTAMDVVYALKRQGRTLYGFGG comes from the coding sequence ATGTCGGGGCGCGGCAAGGGCGGCAAAGGGCTGGGCAAGGGCGGCGCCAAGCGGCACCGGAAGGTGCTCCGCGACAACATCCAgggcatcaccaagccggcgatCCGGAGGCTGGCCAGGAGGGGCGGCGTGAAGCGCATCTCGGGGCTCATCtacgaggagacccgcggcgtGCTCAAGATCTTCCTCGAGAACGTCATCCGCGACGCCGTCACCTACACCGAGCACGCCCGCCGCAAGACCGTCACCGCCATGGACGTCGTCTACGCGCTCAAGCGCCAGGGCCGCACCCTCTACGGCTTCGGCGGCTAG